One window of Syngnathus acus chromosome 16, fSynAcu1.2, whole genome shotgun sequence genomic DNA carries:
- the nt5c3a gene encoding cytosolic 5'-nucleotidase 3 isoform X2 gives MPQFEKKTVHMRDPERVEQIICGLIKGGASKLQVITDFDMTLSKFAINGKRCPTCHNIIDNCSLVTEECRQKLLQLKNKYYPIEIDPNLTMEEKYPFMVEWYFKSHTLLVEQRLEKDKLAQVVRDSDAALREGFEQFFDRLHQHNVPVFVFSAGLGDVLEEIIRQAGVYHPNIKVVSNFMDFDDNGVLRGFKGELIHVYNKHDGALRNTDYFKQLKENCNIILMGDSLGDLSMADGVPNVENILKVGFLNDKVEERLDKYLDSYDIVLVKDETLEVPNAILQKVL, from the exons ATGCCTCAGTTCGAGAAGAAGACGGTGCACATGAGGGACCCCGAGAGGGTGGAGCAGATCATCTGCGGCCTCATCAAGGGAGGAGCCTCCAAACTTCAG GTCATCACTGACTTTGACATGACGCTAAGCAAGTTCGCCATCAACGGCAAACGCTGTCCAACGTGCCACA ACATCATCGACAACTGCAGCCTGGTGACGGAGGAATGTCGCCAGAAGCTCCTGCAGCTCAAGAACAAGTACTACCCCATCGAGATCGACCCCAACCTCACCATGGAGGAGAAATACCCCTTCATGGTGGAGTG GTATTTCAAGTCTCACACGCTTTTAGTGGAGCAGAGGTTAGAGAAGGACAAACTGGCCCAAGTGGTGCGAGACTCTGACGCCGCACTCAG gGAAGGCTTCGAGCAGTTCTTCGACCGGCTGCACCAGCACAACGTTCCCGTCTTCGTCTTCTCTGCCGGCCTGGGGGACGTCCTGGAGGAGATCATCCGCCAGGCGGGCGTCTACCACCCCAACATCAAGGTGGTGTCCAACTTTATGGACTTTGACGACAAC GGCGTGCTGCGAGGCTTCAAAGGCGAGCTGATCCACGTGTACAACAAGCACGACGGCGCCCTGCGCAACACCGACTACTTCAAGCAGCTGAAGGAAAACTGCAACATCATCCTGATGGGAGACTCGCTGGGCGACCTTAGCATGGCCGACGGCGTGCCCAACGTGGAGAACATCCTCAAAGTCGGCTTCCTCAACGACAAG GTGGAGGAGCGTCTGGATAAATATTTGGACTCTTATGACATCGTCCTGGTGAAGGACGAGACCTTGGAAGTGCCCAACGCCATCCTCCAGAAGGTCCTCTAA